A window of the Anticarsia gemmatalis isolate Benzon Research Colony breed Stoneville strain chromosome W, ilAntGemm2 primary, whole genome shotgun sequence genome harbors these coding sequences:
- the LOC142985827 gene encoding uncharacterized protein LOC142985827, with product MDEVSILQICRSNFKEEDVSSAKLLLFQSLGKLDQMPSRRREGSEKSLQDIIDMLKKTDPDDVPDFVAKELSKLPPVMFDHVDVTRLLKDITSLKAEMTKMQSRLEASDTIIAELRAEITSLHNVGSVIRSPEASKVNTRRGPQTASISSFASANSSASPAADIADEALLAAVVACASTPASVTSRVGTTTPARAYADIVAKKTPAAQTKRQIIKGVKQKSCLSTQKDNTKQPKEQADKDGFIMVQKKKKKPSQNKCGTGPTGPNYLLRPAVPVTPLYVSRLHYSTKVEEIVEYIQTKTKWTLRVQRLESRHNVGFNAFVVRVPTEHLTKFMEPEFWPKGVVFRRFRGRIPDTARYTTPTLHNSSNRV from the coding sequence ATGGATGAGGTGAGCATATTGCAAATATGCCGATCCAATTTCAAGGAGGAAGATGTCAGCAGCGCAAAGCTGCTACTGTTCCAGTCTCTTGGAAAACTGGACCAGATGCCGTCTCGTCGCAGAGAGGGCTCCGAGAAGAGTCTTCAAGATATAATTGATATGTTGAAGAAGACCGACCCAGACGACGTGCCTGACTTCGTGGCGAAAGAGCTCAGTAAACTGCCTCCCGTCATGTTCGATCACGTCGATGTAACGAGACTGCTGAAGGACATCACGTCGTTAAAAGCTGAGATGACTAAGATGCAGTCCAGACTAGAGGCCTCAGACACTATCATTGCTGAGCTGCGTGCAGAAATTACATCATTGCACaacgttggttcagtaattAGGTCACCAGAGGCCTCAAAGGTGAACACTCGCCGCGGACCGCAGACTGCCTCCATAAGCAGTTTTGCATCGGCGAACTCAAGTGCGTCACCAGCTGCCGATATCGCTGACGAAGCTTTGCTCGCCGCCGTCGTCGCATGCGCCTCTACACCGGCCTCTGTGACATCACGCGTAGGTACAACGACCCCTGCACGTGCCTACGCCGATATAGTCGCTAAGAAAACACCTGCAGCGCAGACAAAgcgacaaattataaaaggggTTAAACAGAAGAGCTGCCTATCCACCCAGAAGGACAACACAAAGCAACCGAAGGAACAGGCCGACAAGGATGGCTTCATCATGgtacagaagaagaaaaagaagccgAGCCAGAACAAGTGCGGCACTGGACCGACCGGACCAAATTACTTGCTGCGTCCCGCTGTACCAGTGACGCCGCTGTACGTGTCCAGACTGCATTACTCTACAAAGGTTGAAGAGATTGTAGAGTACATACAGACGAAAACGAAGTGGACTTTGAGAGTTCAGAGGTTGGAATCACGTCACAATGTGGGTTTTAATGCCTTCGTGGTGAGAGTGCCAACTGAGCATCTCACAAAGTTCATGGAGCCAGAATTTTGGCCGAAAGGTGTTGTTTTCCGGCGATTCCGTGGCCGGATACCCGATACTGCGCGATACACGACGCCGACGCTGCACAATAGTAGTAAtcgtgtataa